TTAAAATTTCATGGACGTAATTCTGCACGACAACACATTAAACGACATTTCTTTCGCGATTACGTTACACCAAGCGatggagcaggaaaaaaatgcacacacccACCACGTGTGACACAGTTAAGATGCAGGTTTAACGATGCGTAATATTCACATGCTTCTGGAATAAAAGTTACACAACTGCTTCCAGTTACAAAGCAAGGCTGTGATTCGCACATAAAAACCTACTTATCActtccaccgccaccaccatcctTTGCGATCGTCTGGTAAACGATCGTTACTGTATGGTACTGACCACGGCAAGAATGGTGCCAGGTGCAGTAATGTCATTTTTCATAAAACTCATCTCGTAATCATGTTTCGCCCCCTCAAGCTACCCATCTCGGCGCGGTCTGTGCGAGGCCTCCATCTATGTGGGTCAATTATTACCTTCATGAAAATGGATGCCTACCACCGTTCGGCTAGCTAGTAACGACGTTCGTTTAGTAATGGGCACGCCTCAACTTAAAGGGCTTTGTCGCAATATCATTCCGATCGCGCAGACTGTCGACTACGTTGCATTGCGCCAGTGGCTCCATTCAAGCAGTAAACACATCATCGCGCGTGTCCAACAGGCGGCTCTTGATCAACAACTTCCAGCCATGTTCACAAGAAGTTTAACACTTTGCATACTTTCCTTCTCGATCCTGTCCTCACCAGCTCAAAAGCAGGAGAACAAAAATGTCTTCAATACCAGCTCGTGCCTGGAGAAACCGTACCGCTGTCCACATCCCCGGATCAAGTTCTATCTGTACACGCGCCGCACCCAGCAGACGCCGGAGTTGATCGACGTTTTGGATCCGGAATCACTCTACTACACGCACTGGAATCCTTCCCATCCGGTGAAGATCGTTATCCATGGGTTCGGTGGTGGTCGTAATCTGTCCCCGAGTCCTGATATGCGCAAGGCATACTTTACCCGCGGGAActacaacatcatcatcgtcgacTACGGATCGGCAGTGACGGAACCGTGCTTGAATCAGATCGAATGGGCTCCACGCTTTGGCAGTCTCTGTGTCTCGCAGCTGGTGAAGTACATTGCCAACCACCCACGGGGAGTTCCACCGGACGATATGCATCTGATCGGGTACAGTGTTGGAGCGCACATTGCTGGTTTGGTGGCGAACTATCTGACTCCTGCGGAGGGAAAACTGGGACGGATTACTGGGCTCGATCCAACAATCTTTTTCTACGCGGGATCTAACAACTCGCGTGATCTTGATCCTTCGGATGCACACTTCGTTGACAT
This sequence is a window from Anopheles merus strain MAF chromosome 3R, AmerM5.1, whole genome shotgun sequence. Protein-coding genes within it:
- the LOC121596943 gene encoding lipase member H; protein product: MQQLPFVSIGFVFIALAAFQSITEAQKQENKNVFNTSSCLEKPYRCPHPRIKFYLYTRRTQQTPELIDVLDPESLYYTHWNPSHPVKIVIHGFGGGRNLSPSPDMRKAYFTRGNYNIIIVDYGSAVTEPCLNQIEWAPRFGSLCVSQLVKYIANHPRGVPPDDMHLIGYSVGAHIAGLVANYLTPAEGKLGRITGLDPTIFFYAGSNNSRDLDPSDAHFVDIIHTGAGILGQWSPGGHADFYVNGGTSQPGCASSTIFQTLACDHTKVTPYFIESINSERGFWAGPCPTLISYLLGWCEPKDSEYVLMGEHLSRQARGVFYVTTNAKPPYARGFPGKNRRTAKTSEYAGVRRK